One genomic segment of Eikenella corrodens includes these proteins:
- a CDS encoding PilW family protein — MKYHLCRSPKSKPHIPNFQAKPHGFTLIEFMVASSLALVVLLAIGITYGITSRMRTNSESRLAAQQDLRNASELILRDAQMAGSFGCFNMGNLVQKQMPTSPHSTDGFQSNTANFKLVLDDPAYSGISIMNANTAKNTFNISGFVPSNSSSALIFVYGQNLTPVTEVTNPTAKDAPKELRDVANAGGPIALSSCGRMYIGNGNALTNNGNDLVIGSGFGGGSIISHFSGPDVFYLPQTTLSQVYGVAYVIGRIPNVNTTADALYRFTLTPSGSWGNPQLMVSNIQGMGIQQLYAGCNNTNTSVTFSSNRTTLGNAPDVTRISMLPTILEMRLRLNDDANTYGTVNQYLIRANVRGGNVCANQS; from the coding sequence ATGAAATATCATCTATGCCGCTCTCCAAAGAGCAAACCACATATTCCAAATTTTCAGGCAAAACCACATGGATTTACTTTGATTGAATTCATGGTTGCTAGCTCATTGGCATTGGTTGTTTTACTTGCCATTGGTATTACATATGGTATTACCAGTAGAATGCGTACAAACTCTGAAAGCCGTCTAGCTGCACAGCAAGACCTGCGCAATGCCTCAGAGTTAATTCTCCGCGACGCCCAAATGGCCGGCTCTTTTGGTTGTTTCAATATGGGGAATTTAGTACAAAAACAGATGCCCACATCGCCCCATTCTACCGATGGCTTTCAATCTAATACTGCAAATTTTAAACTGGTTCTAGATGATCCAGCTTACAGTGGAATTAGTATAATGAATGCCAACACGGCTAAAAATACATTTAATATTTCTGGGTTCGTACCAAGTAACTCCTCTTCAGCACTCATTTTCGTATACGGGCAAAATCTTACTCCTGTCACAGAAGTAACCAATCCTACAGCAAAGGATGCTCCTAAAGAATTAAGAGATGTTGCTAATGCTGGTGGCCCTATCGCTTTATCTTCTTGTGGCCGCATGTATATTGGTAATGGTAATGCCCTTACCAATAATGGGAATGACCTAGTTATTGGCTCCGGTTTCGGTGGAGGATCAATTATTTCTCACTTTAGTGGTCCTGACGTTTTTTATCTCCCTCAAACCACTCTATCCCAAGTATATGGGGTTGCCTACGTTATTGGTCGAATTCCTAATGTTAACACCACAGCTGATGCTTTATATCGATTTACTCTTACTCCAAGTGGTTCATGGGGGAACCCTCAATTGATGGTTTCTAACATCCAAGGAATGGGTATCCAGCAATTATATGCAGGCTGCAACAATACCAATACTTCTGTAACGTTCTCTAGTAACCGTACGACGTTGGGAAATGCACCTGACGTAACTCGTATTTCTATGTTGCCAACTATCCTTGAAATGCGCTTGCGGCTTAATGATGATGCAAACACATATGGTACCGTTAACCAATATTTAATTAGAGCTAATGTTCGTGGAGGAAACGTATGCGCCAATCAATCGTAA
- a CDS encoding type IV pilin protein: MEMKTRRGFSLVEMMVVIAIIGILAAIAMPSYQAHIEKTHLAAAKNHLLDIVSQMRQNKLRNNGSYSTAGLATLVNGKNSDSGRRYNFVSALTNSADINTYYVYLQPRQNGYTKSLYITAAGTVYECKTVSEAQSKSSSCTMINK; the protein is encoded by the coding sequence ATGGAAATGAAAACTAGAAGAGGTTTCTCACTTGTAGAAATGATGGTTGTTATAGCGATAATCGGTATATTAGCTGCTATTGCAATGCCTTCTTATCAGGCTCATATTGAGAAAACACATTTAGCTGCTGCTAAAAACCATTTATTAGATATAGTTTCTCAAATGAGGCAGAATAAACTACGTAATAACGGTAGTTACTCAACTGCAGGGCTCGCTACTCTAGTCAATGGTAAGAATAGTGACTCAGGCCGTCGGTATAATTTTGTATCGGCTCTAACAAATAGTGCGGACATCAACACGTATTACGTATACCTTCAGCCTAGACAAAATGGCTATACTAAGTCACTATATATTACTGCTGCTGGCACTGTCTACGAATGCAAAACTGTAAGTGAGGCACAAAGCAAATCATCTTCTTGCACGATGATTAACAAATAA
- the trxB gene encoding thioredoxin-disulfide reductase yields MPKHHKLIILGSGPAGYTAAVYAARANLNPVIITGLEQGGQLMTTTEVDNWPADADGVQGPELMARFLAHAERFGTEIVFDHIHTAQLQQRPFKLIGDAGEYTCDALIVATGASAKYLGLPSEETFAGRGVSACATCDGFFYKKQDVAVVGGGNTAVEEALYLANIANTVTLIHRRDSFRAEKIMVDKLMRRVEEGKIILKTEAVLEEVLGDDSGVTGARLKFNDGHSEDIAVKGVFIAIGHKPNTDIFKGQLDMDDAGYLKTKGGSGDNVGATNIEGIWAAGDVKDHTYRQAITSAASGCQAALDAERWLDRQR; encoded by the coding sequence ATGCCTAAGCACCACAAACTCATCATCCTCGGTTCCGGCCCCGCAGGTTACACCGCCGCCGTTTATGCCGCCCGCGCCAACCTCAATCCCGTCATCATCACCGGTTTGGAACAAGGCGGCCAACTCATGACCACCACAGAAGTGGATAACTGGCCTGCCGATGCCGACGGCGTACAGGGCCCCGAATTGATGGCGCGCTTCCTCGCCCATGCCGAACGCTTCGGCACGGAAATCGTTTTCGACCACATCCACACCGCACAACTGCAGCAACGCCCGTTCAAACTCATCGGTGATGCGGGCGAATACACCTGCGACGCACTCATCGTCGCCACCGGCGCATCGGCCAAATACCTCGGCCTGCCGAGCGAAGAAACCTTCGCCGGACGCGGCGTGTCCGCCTGCGCCACCTGCGACGGCTTCTTCTACAAAAAACAAGACGTAGCCGTAGTCGGCGGCGGCAACACCGCCGTGGAAGAAGCACTCTACCTGGCCAATATTGCCAACACCGTAACCCTGATACACCGCCGCGACAGCTTCCGTGCCGAAAAAATTATGGTGGACAAACTGATGCGCCGCGTGGAAGAGGGCAAAATCATCCTGAAAACCGAAGCTGTATTGGAAGAAGTATTGGGCGACGACAGCGGTGTAACTGGCGCGCGGTTGAAATTCAATGACGGCCACAGCGAAGACATCGCCGTCAAAGGCGTATTCATCGCCATCGGCCACAAACCCAATACCGACATCTTCAAAGGCCAGCTCGATATGGACGACGCAGGCTACCTGAAAACCAAAGGCGGCAGCGGCGACAACGTGGGCGCAACCAACATCGAAGGCATTTGGGCGGCGGGCGACGTGAAAGACCACACCTACCGCCAAGCCATCACCAGCGCGGCCTCCGGCTGCCAAGCCGCTCTCGATGCTGAACGCTGGCTCGACCGGCAACGTTAA
- a CDS encoding ComEA family DNA-binding protein, whose product MKKFLFVIVSLLSFSWALAQVNINTATAQELQTLNGIGPAKAAAIVEYRTANGPFKSPEDIKNVRGIGNGIYQKISSEITVGNGQTARTPAARPATQQQQPQPAAAKPATPAAKPATPAAKPSASKPAATRPAPNKPAAANP is encoded by the coding sequence ATGAAGAAGTTTTTATTCGTCATTGTTAGCTTGCTGAGTTTTTCTTGGGCATTAGCACAAGTTAATATTAATACTGCCACTGCACAAGAGCTACAAACCTTGAACGGTATCGGTCCGGCTAAAGCTGCTGCAATTGTGGAATATCGTACCGCTAACGGCCCGTTCAAATCTCCTGAAGACATTAAAAACGTGCGTGGTATCGGTAATGGCATTTATCAGAAGATTTCTTCAGAAATTACCGTTGGTAATGGCCAGACTGCCCGTACTCCGGCTGCTCGCCCTGCTACTCAACAGCAACAACCGCAACCAGCTGCCGCCAAACCGGCTACTCCGGCTGCTAAACCAGCTACTCCCGCAGCTAAACCATCTGCCAGCAAACCTGCCGCCACCCGTCCGGCTCCCAACAAACCAGCTGCTGCTAACCCCTAA
- the pheS gene encoding phenylalanine--tRNA ligase subunit alpha, whose product MQNAEQIAAAGIAAIQNTADQQALELVKAQYLGKTGELNALLKQLGSLPPEEKKTVGAFINEYKQRFQAAYDAKRAELAEAKLQAQLAAEVLDITLPGRTQENGGLHPVTLTLQRVVELFHGMGFEVADGPEIEDDFHNFQALNIPANHPARAMQDTFYVENGDVLRTHTSPIQIRYMLDKKEPPIRIIAPGRVYRVDSDATHSPMFHQAEGLWVEEGVTFADLKAVFTDFIRRFFERDDLQVRFRPSFFPFTEPSAEIDIMGENGKWLEVGGCGMVHPNVLKNVNIDPEKYTGFAFGIGLDRFAMLRYNVNDLRLFFDNDLNFLKQFAK is encoded by the coding sequence ATGCAAAACGCAGAACAAATTGCCGCCGCCGGCATTGCCGCCATCCAAAACACCGCCGACCAGCAAGCCCTCGAACTCGTCAAAGCCCAGTACCTCGGCAAAACCGGCGAACTCAACGCCCTGCTCAAACAGCTCGGCAGCCTGCCGCCCGAAGAGAAAAAAACCGTCGGCGCGTTCATCAACGAATACAAGCAACGTTTCCAAGCCGCCTACGATGCCAAACGTGCCGAGCTGGCCGAAGCCAAACTGCAAGCCCAGCTTGCCGCCGAAGTACTCGATATTACCCTGCCCGGACGCACGCAGGAAAACGGCGGTCTGCATCCCGTAACCCTGACTTTGCAGCGCGTGGTCGAACTCTTTCACGGCATGGGTTTTGAAGTGGCAGACGGCCCGGAAATCGAAGACGATTTCCACAACTTTCAGGCTTTGAACATCCCTGCAAACCACCCGGCACGCGCTATGCAGGATACGTTCTACGTTGAAAACGGCGATGTTTTGCGTACGCACACTTCCCCGATTCAAATCCGCTACATGCTCGATAAAAAAGAGCCTCCCATCCGCATTATTGCCCCTGGCCGCGTCTATCGTGTGGACAGCGATGCTACGCACTCGCCCATGTTCCATCAAGCCGAAGGCCTGTGGGTGGAAGAGGGCGTAACTTTCGCCGATTTGAAAGCCGTGTTCACCGATTTCATCCGCCGCTTTTTCGAACGCGATGATTTGCAAGTACGTTTTCGCCCGTCTTTCTTTCCGTTTACAGAACCGTCCGCTGAAATCGACATCATGGGCGAAAACGGCAAATGGCTGGAAGTCGGTGGCTGCGGCATGGTGCATCCCAACGTGTTGAAAAACGTGAATATCGATCCCGAGAAATACACTGGTTTCGCCTTTGGTATCGGTCTCGATCGTTTTGCTATGTTGCGTTACAACGTGAACGATCTGCGACTGTTTTTTGATAACGATTTGAACTTTTTAAAGCAGTTTGCGAAATGA
- the pheT gene encoding phenylalanine--tRNA ligase subunit beta, with protein sequence MQFSYSWLKTQADTELSADKLEHLLTMSGLEVEEAETAAPAFTGVVIAEVKSVEKHSDADRLNVTQVDASTGELVQIVCGAPNVKAGIKVPCSLPGAVLPGNFKIKPTKMRGVVSNGMLCSTDELGLPDDGVNGLHILPQDAPVGVNIREYLDLDDTVFTLKITPNRADCLSIKGIAREVSALTGCAFKQPAIHAAPITGSRKQPVQIDAPADCGRFISRVIENVNARAVTPDWMKQRLERSGIRSISVLVDIGNYVMLEIGQPMHVFDADKLSGSLHIRRAREGETLECLNEKTVSLSENTLVVADEKGALSLAGLMGGAASAVSDDTQNIVLEAAWFAPEIIAGKSRQYGFGSDSSFRFERGVDYRLQADAIERATELVLQICGGAAGEMVEALGRLPENKQVELRLGRLKTVLGVDIPAEQVETILQHLGLQPEKTAEGFRVTAPSFRFDIEIEADLIEEIGRVYGYENIPDDYTSGRLKMLALPETRRPRFAVYNEMAARGYREVVSYAFVDEQWEHDFAVNANPIRLQNPLAAQYAVMRSTLIGGLVEILQNNLNRKQNRVRVFEIARVFSKGSDGQFVQNERIGGLWYGAAMPEQWGEKTRNADFYDIKADVENLLKNKAVEFVKTEHPALHPGRAANIVSDGQVIGFVGELHPKWLQKYDLPQAPLVFEIDMAAVLEREKTRYQAVSKFQPVRRDLAFVVPEVTTFEQLQAASRGVKSDLIQEITLFDVYRGVGLPENMKSMAVKVILQDAERTLTDDTVEEIVHKLIAAAETVGAHLR encoded by the coding sequence ATGCAATTCTCCTACTCATGGCTGAAAACCCAAGCCGATACCGAACTTTCCGCCGATAAGCTGGAACATCTGTTAACCATGTCCGGCTTGGAAGTGGAAGAAGCCGAGACTGCCGCGCCGGCTTTTACAGGCGTGGTGATTGCCGAAGTGAAATCCGTTGAAAAACATTCTGATGCCGACCGTTTGAACGTTACCCAAGTCGATGCGAGTACGGGCGAGCTGGTGCAGATTGTGTGCGGTGCGCCGAATGTGAAAGCGGGCATCAAAGTGCCGTGTTCGTTGCCGGGCGCGGTGTTGCCGGGCAATTTCAAAATCAAGCCGACCAAGATGCGCGGCGTGGTGTCGAACGGGATGTTGTGTTCTACCGATGAACTCGGTTTGCCCGACGACGGCGTGAACGGCCTGCACATTTTGCCGCAAGACGCTCCCGTCGGCGTAAACATCCGCGAATATCTGGATTTGGACGATACGGTATTCACGCTGAAAATCACGCCGAACCGTGCCGACTGCCTGAGCATCAAAGGCATTGCGCGCGAAGTGTCTGCGCTGACGGGTTGCGCGTTTAAGCAGCCTGCAATCCATGCCGCGCCAATCACGGGCAGCCGCAAACAGCCCGTGCAGATTGATGCGCCTGCCGATTGCGGCCGCTTTATCAGCCGCGTGATTGAAAACGTGAACGCGCGCGCTGTTACGCCGGATTGGATGAAGCAGCGTTTGGAGCGCAGCGGTATACGCAGTATTTCCGTGCTGGTGGATATTGGCAATTATGTGATGCTGGAAATCGGTCAGCCAATGCATGTTTTTGATGCCGACAAACTTTCAGGCAGCCTGCACATCCGCCGTGCGCGCGAAGGTGAAACGCTGGAATGCCTGAACGAGAAAACCGTCTCTCTGTCTGAAAACACGCTGGTAGTGGCCGACGAAAAAGGCGCGTTGAGTTTGGCAGGGCTGATGGGCGGCGCAGCGAGCGCGGTTTCAGACGACACACAAAATATCGTGCTGGAAGCGGCTTGGTTTGCGCCTGAAATCATCGCAGGGAAATCGCGCCAGTACGGTTTTGGCTCGGATTCGTCGTTCCGCTTTGAGCGCGGTGTGGATTACCGGTTGCAGGCCGATGCCATTGAGCGTGCCACCGAATTGGTTTTGCAAATCTGCGGCGGTGCGGCAGGCGAAATGGTGGAAGCGTTGGGCAGGCTACCTGAAAACAAACAGGTCGAATTGCGTTTGGGTCGTCTGAAAACCGTATTAGGCGTGGACATTCCCGCCGAACAGGTGGAAACCATTTTGCAGCACTTGGGCCTGCAACCTGAAAAAACGGCGGAAGGCTTCCGCGTTACCGCGCCGAGCTTCCGTTTCGACATCGAAATCGAAGCCGATTTGATTGAAGAAATCGGTCGCGTTTACGGCTATGAAAATATCCCCGACGATTACACGTCAGGTCGTCTGAAAATGCTGGCGCTGCCCGAAACCCGCCGTCCGCGTTTTGCCGTTTATAACGAAATGGCGGCGCGCGGCTACCGCGAAGTGGTCAGCTATGCCTTCGTTGACGAGCAGTGGGAACACGATTTTGCCGTCAACGCCAACCCCATCCGTCTGCAAAACCCGCTGGCGGCGCAGTATGCCGTGATGCGTTCCACGCTCATCGGCGGCTTGGTGGAAATTCTGCAAAACAATCTGAACCGCAAGCAAAACCGCGTGCGCGTGTTTGAAATCGCCCGCGTGTTCAGCAAAGGTTCAGACGGCCAGTTTGTACAAAACGAACGCATCGGCGGCCTGTGGTACGGCGCAGCGATGCCCGAACAATGGGGCGAAAAAACGCGCAACGCGGATTTTTACGACATCAAGGCCGATGTAGAAAATCTGTTGAAAAACAAAGCAGTTGAGTTCGTCAAAACCGAACATCCCGCGCTGCATCCCGGCCGCGCCGCCAATATCGTTTCAGACGGCCAGGTCATCGGCTTTGTCGGCGAATTGCATCCGAAATGGCTGCAAAAATACGACTTGCCGCAAGCGCCGCTGGTATTTGAAATCGACATGGCAGCAGTGTTGGAACGCGAAAAAACGCGCTATCAGGCAGTATCGAAATTCCAGCCGGTGCGCAGGGATTTGGCGTTTGTGGTGCCCGAAGTCACCACTTTCGAGCAGTTGCAGGCTGCTTCGCGCGGCGTTAAATCCGATTTGATTCAAGAAATTACATTGTTCGACGTATATCGTGGGGTAGGGCTACCTGAAAACATGAAGAGCATGGCAGTAAAAGTGATTTTGCAGGATGCAGAACGTACCTTGACGGATGATACGGTTGAAGAGATCGTGCATAAGTTGATTGCTGCTGCTGAAACTGTTGGTGCACATTTGCGATAG
- the pilV gene encoding type IV pilus modification protein PilV yields MSNHKFILKPIHLNRGSTLLEVLISVFIMAFGIMALMLAQLKSVGNVREAEMQTRVAQAVQNLSAGMLSNPDVINNIGTHSAATTKFTYTDYNKSTQNITPTSSAVDITVCGNATGIKRKALIACQLNAFTAELQNALPNATGISYAITSTSGDTPTTTIEVKWTESNGDTQNSDDFNYSYSAVVGD; encoded by the coding sequence ATGTCTAATCATAAATTCATATTAAAGCCGATACATCTTAATCGAGGTAGTACTCTATTAGAAGTGCTCATTTCTGTATTTATTATGGCATTTGGCATTATGGCTCTTATGCTTGCACAATTAAAATCTGTGGGTAACGTCCGTGAAGCAGAAATGCAAACTCGTGTTGCTCAGGCCGTACAGAACCTATCTGCTGGTATGTTAAGCAACCCTGATGTAATCAATAATATTGGCACTCACTCAGCTGCCACAACCAAATTCACCTACACCGACTATAATAAATCAACACAAAATATTACTCCTACATCATCTGCCGTCGATATTACCGTATGTGGTAATGCAACCGGCATAAAGCGTAAGGCTCTCATCGCCTGCCAACTAAATGCATTTACTGCAGAACTGCAAAATGCATTACCCAATGCGACCGGCATTTCATATGCAATTACTAGTACCTCTGGTGATACGCCCACTACTACAATCGAGGTAAAATGGACAGAAAGTAATGGGGATACTCAAAATTCCGATGACTTTAACTATAGCTATAGTGCGGTTGTAGGAGACTAA
- a CDS encoding DNA polymerase III subunit chi, with the protein MPTVTFYTHVADLETFACRLAKRAVEAGCRVLAWCGGTEQLATLDRQLWAFEAESFLPHEIWLPKENPCPIEPPILLAEGEALPTAESSLVVLNLSADLWSHAPNTPERVLEIVGRSETQLAAARRRFAAYRNGGFKIEHHNMQGKA; encoded by the coding sequence ATGCCCACCGTTACCTTCTACACCCACGTTGCCGATTTAGAAACCTTCGCCTGCCGCCTGGCCAAACGCGCGGTCGAAGCCGGCTGCCGCGTGCTGGCTTGGTGCGGCGGCACGGAGCAGCTGGCAACCCTCGACCGCCAATTGTGGGCGTTTGAGGCCGAAAGCTTCCTGCCGCACGAAATCTGGCTGCCAAAAGAAAACCCGTGTCCGATAGAACCACCGATACTGCTGGCTGAAGGCGAAGCCCTGCCCACAGCAGAAAGCAGCCTGGTGGTGCTGAATTTATCGGCAGACTTGTGGAGCCATGCGCCGAATACGCCGGAGCGTGTGCTGGAAATCGTGGGCCGCAGCGAAACCCAGCTTGCTGCCGCCCGCCGCCGCTTTGCTGCCTACCGTAACGGCGGTTTCAAAATCGAACACCACAATATGCAGGGCAAAGCCTAG
- a CDS encoding pilus assembly PilX family protein, with protein MRQSIVTQKQQGYTLFIVLIMMLVIALIVVASMQSTNTEMRISSNDADRKYAFSLAEQALRNGEQRIVTEQNKAFTAVANSNSCTDGICGGKASDSTPVWKRSDSVVNLNEANKGRHCLKSQSSNTNNACYMVERLGEIADQNYKNVFRVTARAWGANNNTVVTLQSYVEYSGK; from the coding sequence ATGCGCCAATCAATCGTAACTCAAAAACAACAAGGCTATACTCTATTCATCGTACTAATTATGATGCTGGTTATTGCACTAATTGTTGTTGCCAGCATGCAATCAACCAATACAGAAATGCGTATTAGCTCAAATGATGCAGATAGGAAATATGCCTTCTCTCTCGCTGAACAAGCCCTACGGAATGGTGAACAACGTATTGTAACTGAGCAAAATAAAGCATTTACTGCTGTAGCCAATAGTAACTCTTGTACAGATGGCATTTGTGGCGGTAAAGCATCTGATTCTACGCCTGTTTGGAAAAGAAGTGATTCCGTTGTCAATTTAAATGAAGCAAACAAAGGTAGGCACTGTTTAAAGAGTCAGTCGTCTAACACTAATAATGCTTGTTATATGGTGGAACGGTTGGGTGAAATTGCCGACCAAAACTATAAAAATGTCTTCCGCGTAACGGCCCGCGCATGGGGAGCTAACAATAATACTGTAGTCACATTACAGTCTTACGTTGAATATTCTGGCAAATAA